One Malaclemys terrapin pileata isolate rMalTer1 chromosome 9, rMalTer1.hap1, whole genome shotgun sequence DNA window includes the following coding sequences:
- the PSMD2 gene encoding 26S proteasome non-ATPase regulatory subunit 2 codes for MLVERLGEKDTSLYRPALEELRRQIRSSTTSMTSVPKPLKFLRPHYGKLKEIYENMAPGENKRFAADIISVLAMTMSGERECLKYRLVGSQEELASWGHEYVRHLAGEVAKEWQEVDEADKAQRETLLTLVKEIVPYNMAHNAEHEACDLLMEIEQMDMLEKYIDDNAYSKVCLYLTSCVSYVPEPENSALLRCSLGIFRKFSRYPEALRLALMLNDMELVEDIFTSCKDVVIQKQMAFMLGRHGVFLELNEDVEEYEDLTEIMSNVQLNSNFLALARELDIMEPKVPDDIYKTHLENNRFGGSGSQVDSARMNLASSFVNGFVNAAFGQDKLLTDDGNKWLYKNKDHGMLSAAASLGMILLWDVDGGLTQIDKYLYSSEDYIKSGALLACGIVNSGVRNECDPALALLSDYVLHNSNTMRIGAIFGLGLAYAGSNREDVLTLLLPVMGDSKSSMEVAGVTALACGMIAVGSCNGDVTSTILQTVMEKSETELKDTYARWLPLGLGLNHLGKGEAIEAILAALEVVSEPFRSFANTLVDICAYAGSGNVLKVQQLLHICSEHFDTKEKEEDKEKKDKKEKDKKESSADMGAHQGVAVLGIALIAMGEEIGAEMALRTFGHLLRYGEPTLRRAVPLALALISVSNPRLNILDTLSKFSHDADPEVSYNSIFAMGMVGSGTNNARLAAMLRQLAQYHAKDPNNLFMVRLAQGLTHLGKGTLTLCPYHSDRQLMSQVAVAGLLTVLVSFLDVRNIILGKSHYVLYGLVAAMQPRMLVTFDEELRPLPVSVRVGQAVDVVGQAGKPKTITGFQTHTTPVLLAHGERAELATEEHLPVTPILEGFVILRKNPNYDV; via the exons GAGAAGGACACGTCTCTGTATCGCCCTGCCCTGGAGGAGTTGCGTAGGCAGATCCGTTCTTCCACAACCTCCATGACCTCTGTTCCGAAGCCCCTGAAGTTCTTACGGCCTCACTATGGCAAGCTGAAGGAGATCTATGAGAACATGGCTCCTGGAGAGAACAAG CGTTTTGCAGCTGACATCATTTCCGTTCTGGCGATGACCATGAGTGGGGAGCGAGAGTGTCTGAAATACCGGCtagtggggtcccaggaggagctgGCATCATGGGGACATGAATATGTCAG ACACCTGGCGGGCGAGGTTGCTAAGGAATGGCAGGAGGTTGATGAGGCTGACAAGGCCCAGAGGGAAACGCTGCTGACCCTGGTGAAGGAGATTGTGCCCTACAACATGGCCCACAATGCGGAGCACGAAGCCTGTGACCTGCTGATGGAGATTGAGCAGATGGACATGCTAGAGAAATATATTGACGACAACGCCTACTCCAAGGTCTGCCTGTACCTGACCAG CTGTGTGAGCTACGTCCCTGAACCCGAGAACTCAGCCCTCCTCCGCTGTTCCCTGGGAATCTTCCGCAAGTTCAGCCGCTACCCGGAAGCCCTGCGCCTGGCCCTCATGCTGAACGACATGGAGCTGGTGGAGGACATCTTCACCTCCTGCAAAGACGT GGTCATCCAGAAGCAGATGGCCTTCATGCTGGGCCGCCACGGCGTCTTCCTGGAGCTAAACGAGGACGTGGAGGAGTATGAGGACCTCACCGAGATCATGTCCAACGTCCAGCTCAACAGTAACTTCCTGGCCTTGGCCAGAGAG CTGGACATAATGGAGCCCAAAGTGCCAGATGACATTTACAAAACACACCTGGAAAATAACC GGTTCGGCGGCAGCGGCTCCCAGGTGGACTCTGCGCGGATGAACTTGGCCTCGTCCTTTGTGAACGGTTTTGTGAACGCGGCCTTCGGGCAGGACAAGCTGCTGACGGATGACGGCAATAAATGGCTGTATAAAAACAAGGATCACG GTATGCTGAGCGCCGCAGCCTCGCTGGGGATGATCCTGCTGTGGGACGTGGATGGGGGGCTCACGCAGATCGACAAGTACCTGTACTCCTCCGAGGACTACATTAAG TCGGGAGCCCTGCTGGCTTGTGGCATTGTGAACTCGGGGGTGAGGAATGAATGTGACCCTGCCCTCGCTTTGCTGTCCGACTACGTCCTCCACAACAGCAACACCATGAGGATCGGCGCCATCTTTGG GCTGGGACTGGCCTACGCTGGGTCCAACCGGGAAGACGTTTTGACTCTGCTGCTACCCGTGATGGGAGACTCCAAGTCCAGCATGGAG GTGGCCGGCGTGACGGCCCTGGCCTGCGGCATGATAGCGGTGGGCTCGTGCAACGGGGATGTCACCTCCACCATCCTCCAGACAGTCATGGAGAAATCGGAGACTGAGCTGAAGGACACCTACGCCAGGTGGCTGCCGCTCGGCCTGGGCCTTAACCACCTGG ggaagggggaggccaTCGAGGCTATCCTGGCGGCGCTGGAGGTGGTGTCGGAGCCCTTCCGCAGCTTCGCCAACACGTTGGTAGACATCTGCGCCTACGCGG gctcgGGGAACGTGCTGAAggtgcagcagctgctccacatCTGCAGCGAGCACTTCGACAccaaggagaaggaggaggacaaggagaagaaggacAAGAAGGAAAAGGACAAGAAGGAGAGCTCGGCTGACATGGGCGCCCACCAG GGCGTGGCAGTGCTGGGGATCGCGCTCATCGCCATGGGGGAGGAGATCGGCGCCGAGATGGCTCTGCGCACGTTCGGCCACCTG CTGAGGTATGGGGAGCCCACCCTGCGCCGAGCCGTCCCCCTTGCCCTGGCGCTCATCTCCGTCTCCAACCCGCGCCTCAACATCCTcgacaccctcagcaagttctccCATGATGCTGACCCCGAGGTCTCCTACAATTCCATCTTTGCCATGGGCATGGTGGGCAGCG GCACCAACAACGCCCGGCTGGCCGCGATGCTGAGACAGCTGGCCCAGTACCATGCCAAAGACCCAAACAACCTCTTCAtggtgcggctggcccag ggtcTGACCCACCTTGGGAAGGGGACACTCACCCTGTGTCCCTACCACAGCGACCGCCAGCTGATGAGCCAGGTGGCTGTCGCGGGGCTGCTGACTGTCCTGGTGTCCTTCCTGGACGTGCGCAACA tCATCCTGGGCAAATCCCACTATGTTCTGTATGGGCTGGTGGCCGCCATGCAGCCGCGCATGCTGGTGACCTTTGATGAGGAGCTGCGGCCTCTGCCAGTGtcggtcagggtggggcag GCTGTAGACGTGGTGGGCCAGGCGGGCAAACCGAAGACCATCACTGGCTTCCAGACGCACACGACGCCGGTGCTGCTGGCACACGGCGAGCGGGCAGAGCTGGCCACAGAGGAACATCTGCCAGTCACCCCCATCCTGGAGGGTTTCGTCATCCTGCGCAAGAACCCCAACTACGATGTCTGA